One segment of Mycolicibacterium sp. YH-1 DNA contains the following:
- a CDS encoding substrate-binding domain-containing protein has protein sequence MGWNTDAFRIGLAIPLQGPGGIFGPSCEAVAELAVAQLNATDGILGRRVEIEVLDAGAPVEEFCDRTLQGVQRGAVHAVVGWHISSVRQHMSPLLAQMNVPYVYTSLHEGAAGEPVLCSGETPAVQVVPGLSWLREHLGLRRWAIVGSDYVWPRRTARAVHAYAEASDSKVVGEFYVRYGCRDFTGVLRNLDTSNADAVIMLLVGRDAVLFNRQFAANGMQERVVRFSPLMEENMLLASGGAATGNLYVAAAYFNSLATSSALDFTGAYLDRFGPHAPALNNAAESCYEGILALAASANTVQSVDSHQILAAIENRGVSYNGPRGTVHLGVGRSRQQVHIARADHYDFDVIGMLPEPSDR, from the coding sequence GTGGGTTGGAACACGGATGCCTTTCGGATAGGCCTCGCCATCCCGCTTCAAGGCCCTGGAGGCATATTCGGCCCGTCCTGTGAGGCGGTTGCCGAGTTGGCCGTGGCCCAGCTCAACGCCACCGACGGCATTCTGGGCAGACGAGTGGAGATCGAGGTACTCGACGCCGGGGCTCCGGTGGAGGAGTTCTGCGACCGCACGTTGCAGGGCGTTCAGCGGGGCGCAGTGCACGCGGTGGTCGGTTGGCACATCTCCTCGGTTCGACAGCACATGTCCCCGCTGCTGGCGCAGATGAATGTCCCCTACGTCTACACATCGCTGCACGAAGGTGCCGCCGGTGAGCCAGTGCTCTGCTCGGGGGAGACCCCGGCGGTTCAGGTGGTCCCCGGCTTGAGTTGGCTGCGGGAGCATCTGGGATTGCGTCGGTGGGCCATCGTGGGCTCGGACTACGTGTGGCCGCGGCGTACCGCTCGTGCCGTGCACGCCTACGCGGAGGCTTCCGACTCGAAAGTCGTCGGTGAGTTCTACGTGCGCTACGGCTGTCGCGACTTCACTGGCGTCCTGCGCAACTTGGACACGAGCAATGCCGACGCGGTGATCATGCTGTTGGTGGGACGAGACGCGGTGCTGTTCAATCGGCAGTTCGCCGCCAACGGCATGCAGGAGCGCGTGGTGCGGTTCTCGCCACTGATGGAGGAGAACATGCTCCTGGCATCAGGCGGTGCGGCCACAGGGAACCTGTACGTCGCCGCGGCGTACTTCAACAGCCTTGCCACATCGTCGGCACTGGACTTCACCGGCGCCTACCTGGATCGATTTGGCCCGCACGCACCAGCTTTGAACAACGCCGCGGAATCGTGCTACGAGGGAATCCTGGCACTGGCTGCGAGCGCAAACACTGTTCAGAGTGTCGACTCGCATCAAATACTCGCGGCGATCGAGAACCGGGGAGTGAGCTACAACGGGCCCCGTGGGACGGTGCACCTCGGCGTGGGCCGTTCACGTCAGCAGGTGCATATCGCCCGTGCCGACCACTATGACTTCGACGTCATCGGGATGTTGCCGGAGCCGTCGGACCGCTAG
- a CDS encoding DNA polymerase III subunits gamma/tau, translated as MALYRKYRPASFAEVVGQEHVTEPLSTALTSGRINHAYLFSGPRGCGKTSSARILARSLNCEQGPTATPCGVCNSCVALAPNGPGNVDVSELDAASHGGVDDTRELRDRAFYAPAQSRYRIFIVDEAHMVTNAGFNALLKIVEEPPEHLIFVFATTEPEKVLPTIRSRTHHYPFRLLAPKTMRGLIERICAQEDVVVEDAVFPLVIRAGGGSPRDTLSVLDQLLAGADGNRVTYPRALALLGATDMALIDAAVDALAAGDAAALFGAVEAVIDAGHDPRRFANDLLERFRDLIVLQAVPDAAARGVVDAPVDVLERMRSQTTRLGTATLTRYAEVVHAGLGEMRGATAPRLLLEVVCARLLLPSASDTEAALLQRIERLETRLSVSIPAGEAALAGQTTAAAPAAAPSFGAPASAPPTGAPGKQFARRSQSAPEPASAAVAEPEPAAVTPPPAVVTPPPAVVTPPPAPPEPVAPPEPVAPPEPVVQPEPVARPAPTPPPVAPPAAATPPAAAGQPDAATVRSLWPTVREKVRERRRPTDVMLDGAIVVAVERDTLVLSHISAPLAKRINEARNVEIIRDALKDALGVNWNIRCEAGATNAAGPGPDQRSHPQADPTPPPPDAAEEESMLAEAERDGAVPRRDPEEVALELLQTELGARPIDGG; from the coding sequence GTGGCTCTCTACCGTAAGTACCGCCCTGCTTCGTTCGCCGAGGTAGTCGGCCAGGAACACGTCACCGAGCCACTGTCGACGGCGCTGACCTCCGGCCGGATCAACCACGCCTACCTGTTCTCTGGTCCGCGCGGGTGCGGCAAGACGTCGTCGGCGCGCATCCTGGCCCGCTCGCTCAACTGCGAGCAGGGCCCGACGGCGACGCCGTGCGGGGTGTGCAACTCGTGCGTCGCGCTCGCCCCGAACGGGCCGGGCAACGTCGACGTGTCCGAACTCGACGCGGCCAGCCACGGTGGTGTCGATGACACCCGCGAGCTGCGCGACCGCGCGTTCTACGCCCCAGCGCAGTCGCGGTACCGGATCTTCATCGTGGACGAAGCGCACATGGTCACCAACGCGGGCTTCAACGCGCTGCTCAAGATCGTCGAGGAGCCACCGGAACACCTGATCTTCGTGTTCGCCACCACCGAACCCGAGAAGGTGCTGCCCACGATCAGGTCGCGGACCCACCACTACCCGTTCCGGCTGCTGGCACCCAAGACCATGCGCGGCCTCATCGAGCGGATCTGCGCCCAGGAAGACGTCGTCGTCGAGGACGCGGTGTTCCCGCTGGTGATCCGGGCGGGCGGCGGTTCGCCACGTGACACCCTGTCGGTACTCGACCAGCTGCTCGCAGGCGCCGACGGCAATCGCGTCACCTATCCACGGGCACTGGCGCTGCTCGGCGCCACCGATATGGCCCTCATCGACGCCGCCGTCGACGCGCTCGCCGCGGGTGACGCCGCGGCGTTGTTCGGTGCCGTCGAGGCCGTCATCGATGCGGGCCACGACCCGCGCCGGTTCGCCAACGACCTGTTGGAGCGGTTCCGCGACCTCATCGTGTTGCAGGCCGTTCCCGACGCCGCCGCGCGCGGTGTGGTCGACGCACCGGTGGACGTGCTGGAGCGGATGCGCTCCCAGACCACGCGCCTCGGCACGGCGACGCTGACGCGCTATGCCGAAGTGGTGCACGCCGGTCTGGGCGAGATGCGCGGGGCCACCGCTCCACGTCTGCTGCTCGAGGTGGTGTGCGCCCGGCTTCTGCTGCCGTCGGCCAGTGACACCGAAGCGGCTCTGCTGCAACGGATCGAACGCCTCGAGACGCGCCTGTCGGTGTCGATCCCCGCGGGGGAGGCAGCGCTGGCCGGGCAGACGACGGCAGCCGCGCCCGCCGCGGCGCCGTCATTTGGCGCGCCGGCATCGGCCCCGCCGACAGGAGCCCCGGGCAAGCAGTTCGCCCGACGCAGTCAATCCGCACCCGAGCCGGCCAGTGCGGCCGTCGCCGAGCCTGAGCCCGCTGCTGTCACACCGCCCCCTGCGGTCGTGACGCCGCCTCCTGCGGTCGTGACGCCACCTCCCGCCCCACCCGAGCCGGTTGCGCCACCCGAACCGGTTGCACCACCCGAGCCGGTTGTTCAGCCCGAGCCGGTTGCCCGGCCCGCGCCGACACCACCGCCGGTGGCGCCTCCCGCCGCGGCTACGCCTCCGGCCGCGGCCGGACAGCCCGACGCTGCAACCGTGCGCAGCCTGTGGCCGACGGTGCGCGAGAAGGTGCGGGAACGGCGCCGCCCCACCGACGTGATGCTCGACGGCGCGATCGTCGTCGCCGTCGAGCGGGACACGCTCGTGCTGAGCCATATCTCGGCGCCGCTGGCCAAGCGCATCAACGAGGCGCGCAACGTGGAGATCATCCGCGACGCGCTCAAAGACGCGCTCGGCGTGAACTGGAACATCAGGTGCGAGGCCGGCGCGACCAACGCCGCGGGCCCCGGACCCGATCAGCGGTCACACCCGCAGGCCGACCCCACGCCGCCTCCGCCTGACGCCGCCGAGGAGGAGAGCATGCTCGCCGAGGCCGAACGCGATGGCGCCGTGCCCCGACGCGACCCCGAGGAAGTGGCCCTCGAACTACTGCAGACCGAGCTCGGCGCCCGCCCGATCGACGGAGGCTAG
- a CDS encoding aminotransferase class I/II-fold pyridoxal phosphate-dependent enzyme — protein MSFQSLGGDDLQAQHEAQRRNYADLQAKKLSLDLTRGKPSPLQLDLSNALLSLPGPDYRDGDGTDTRNYGGLHGLPELRAIFGELLGIPVPNLIAGNNASLEMMHDIVVFSLLHGGVDSPRPWRDEPVIKFLCPSPGYDRHFAITESFGIEMIPVPMREDGPDVDLIEEIVAADPAVKGMWCVPVFSNPTGVTFSWENVRRLVQMETAATDFRLFWDNAYAVHTLTHDFLRQVDVLGLAAAAGNPNRPLVFASTSKITFAGAGVSFFGGSLGNIAWYLQHAGKKSIGPDKVNQLRHLRFFGDADGVRLQMQRHQQLLAPKFALVAEILEDRLGESKIASWTDPKGGYFVSLDVWPGTAKRTVALAKDAGIAVTEAGASFPYRNDPDDKNIRIAPTFPSLPDLREAIDGLATCALLAATETLLGSS, from the coding sequence GTGTCGTTTCAGTCCCTCGGCGGCGACGATCTGCAGGCGCAGCATGAAGCGCAGCGCCGCAACTATGCCGATCTGCAGGCCAAGAAGCTCAGCCTCGACCTGACGCGCGGCAAGCCGTCGCCGCTTCAGCTCGACCTTTCCAACGCGCTGCTAAGCCTCCCGGGGCCGGACTACCGCGACGGTGATGGCACCGACACCCGAAACTACGGTGGCCTGCACGGACTGCCCGAACTGCGGGCGATCTTCGGTGAACTACTAGGTATCCCCGTCCCGAACCTGATCGCGGGCAACAACGCGAGCCTCGAGATGATGCACGACATCGTGGTCTTCTCGCTGCTGCACGGTGGCGTCGACTCGCCAAGACCATGGCGGGACGAGCCGGTCATCAAGTTCCTGTGCCCGTCGCCCGGTTACGACCGGCACTTCGCCATCACCGAGAGCTTCGGCATCGAGATGATCCCTGTGCCGATGCGCGAGGACGGGCCCGACGTCGACCTGATCGAGGAGATCGTCGCCGCCGACCCCGCGGTCAAGGGCATGTGGTGCGTGCCGGTGTTCTCCAACCCGACCGGCGTCACGTTCTCCTGGGAGAACGTCCGCCGTCTCGTCCAGATGGAGACGGCCGCAACCGATTTCCGGCTGTTCTGGGATAACGCGTACGCGGTGCACACCCTGACCCACGATTTCCTCCGGCAGGTCGACGTGCTCGGCCTGGCGGCGGCCGCGGGCAACCCCAACCGGCCGCTGGTGTTCGCGTCGACGTCGAAGATCACCTTCGCCGGCGCGGGGGTCAGCTTCTTCGGGGGCTCGCTGGGCAATATCGCCTGGTACTTGCAGCACGCGGGCAAGAAGTCGATCGGCCCCGACAAGGTCAACCAGCTGCGCCACCTGAGGTTCTTCGGGGACGCCGACGGCGTGCGCCTGCAGATGCAGCGCCACCAGCAGCTGCTGGCGCCCAAGTTCGCGCTCGTCGCCGAGATCCTCGAGGACCGGCTGGGGGAGTCGAAGATCGCGTCGTGGACCGATCCCAAGGGCGGCTACTTCGTCAGCCTCGACGTGTGGCCGGGTACCGCCAAGCGCACCGTGGCCCTGGCCAAGGACGCGGGTATCGCGGTGACCGAGGCGGGCGCATCGTTCCCGTACCGAAACGACCCGGACGACAAGAACATTCGGATCGCACCCACGTTCCCGTCGCTACCCGACCTGCGCGAGGCCATCGACGGGCTGGCCACCTGCGCGCTGCTGGCGGCGACCGAGACCCTGCTGGGCTCGAGCTAG
- a CDS encoding class I SAM-dependent methyltransferase, which produces MTTIKDPQDTTDHGRLTLAEILEILAAGEEMPLKFTAYDGSSTGPEDAELGLDLRTPRGTTYLATAPGELGLARAYVSGDVEPRGVHPGDPYDLLRALAEKLHFKRPPARVLANIVRSIGFEHLMPIAPPPQEALPRWRRIAEGMRHSKSRDAEAIAHHYDVSNAFYEWVLGPSMTYTCACYPHDGATLEEAQDNKYRLVFEKLRLQPGDRLLDVGCGWGSMVRYAARHGVKAIGVTLSRQQAEWAQNAIAEEGLSDLAEVRHSDYRDVRESGFDAVSSIGLTEHIGVANYPAYFRFLKSKMRPGALLLNHSITRPGNRAGAGAGGFIDRYVFPDGELTGSGRIITEAQDVGLEVMHEENLRNHYAKTLRDWCGNLVEHWDEAVEEVGVGTAKVWGLYMAGSRLGFETNVVQLHQILAVKLDQRGSDGGLPLRPWWTA; this is translated from the coding sequence GTGACGACAATCAAGGACCCACAGGACACCACGGACCACGGCAGGCTGACACTGGCGGAGATCCTCGAGATCCTCGCCGCCGGTGAGGAGATGCCGCTGAAGTTCACCGCGTACGACGGCAGTTCGACCGGCCCCGAGGACGCGGAACTCGGCCTGGATCTGCGCACCCCGCGTGGCACCACGTATCTGGCGACCGCACCCGGCGAGCTGGGCCTGGCGCGGGCGTATGTCTCCGGCGACGTCGAGCCCCGTGGCGTACACCCCGGCGACCCGTACGACCTGCTCCGCGCGCTGGCCGAGAAGCTGCACTTCAAGAGGCCACCAGCGCGGGTACTGGCAAACATTGTGCGCTCCATCGGATTCGAGCACTTGATGCCGATCGCACCGCCGCCGCAGGAGGCGCTGCCGCGCTGGCGGCGCATCGCGGAGGGTATGCGGCACAGCAAGTCTCGCGACGCTGAGGCCATCGCTCACCACTACGACGTGTCGAACGCCTTCTACGAGTGGGTTCTCGGACCGTCGATGACCTACACCTGCGCGTGCTACCCGCACGATGGCGCGACGCTGGAGGAGGCGCAGGACAACAAGTACCGACTGGTTTTCGAGAAGCTGCGCCTACAGCCGGGCGATCGCCTACTCGATGTCGGCTGCGGCTGGGGCAGCATGGTGCGCTACGCCGCCCGGCACGGCGTCAAGGCGATCGGCGTGACGCTGTCGCGGCAGCAGGCAGAGTGGGCGCAGAACGCGATCGCCGAGGAGGGTCTGTCCGACCTTGCCGAGGTGCGGCACAGCGACTACCGCGACGTGCGCGAGTCCGGCTTCGACGCGGTGTCCTCGATCGGGCTGACCGAGCACATCGGCGTGGCCAACTACCCGGCGTACTTTCGGTTCCTCAAATCGAAGATGCGGCCCGGTGCCCTGCTGCTCAACCACTCGATCACCCGGCCCGGCAATCGCGCAGGCGCAGGCGCGGGCGGCTTCATCGACCGCTATGTGTTCCCCGACGGCGAACTCACGGGGTCGGGACGCATCATCACCGAGGCTCAGGATGTCGGCCTGGAGGTGATGCACGAGGAGAACCTGCGCAACCACTACGCGAAGACGCTGCGGGACTGGTGCGGCAACCTCGTCGAGCACTGGGACGAGGCGGTCGAGGAGGTCGGCGTGGGAACGGCGAAGGTCTGGGGCCTGTACATGGCCGGTTCCCGGCTCGGTTTCGAGACCAATGTCGTCCAGCTGCACCAGATTCTGGCGGTGAAGCTCGATCAGCGGGGCAGCGACGGCGGACTGCCGCTGCGGCCGTGGTGGACGGCCTAG
- a CDS encoding helix-turn-helix domain-containing protein has translation MTRRTYGQFCGLAHALDVVGERWTLLIVRELSSGPKRYSQLLEALSGIGTSLLAARVRQLEADDIIGRRLLLDQPSAAVAYELTDAGRELAQAVVPLALWGARHHMDDDDVDHEAYNAEWSLTFFTGSDLDDLPSELDAEFEFQIDESVARLRIRDGHTTVTPGAGEKPSDVTIRASAATIAAIAGSRVTLGDAVTRGHLHATGDQTAIATLLNIVERRLTR, from the coding sequence ATGACGCGGCGGACGTACGGACAGTTCTGCGGGCTCGCACATGCCCTCGATGTCGTCGGGGAACGCTGGACGTTGCTCATCGTGCGTGAGTTAAGTTCGGGCCCGAAGCGGTACTCGCAGCTGCTTGAGGCGCTGTCCGGGATCGGCACCAGTTTGTTGGCCGCGCGAGTGCGACAACTCGAGGCCGACGACATCATCGGTCGACGACTTCTGCTTGATCAGCCGAGCGCCGCGGTGGCCTACGAACTGACTGACGCGGGACGCGAACTCGCCCAGGCGGTTGTCCCGCTGGCGTTGTGGGGCGCCCGGCACCACATGGACGACGACGACGTCGACCACGAGGCCTACAACGCGGAATGGTCGTTGACGTTCTTCACCGGCAGCGACCTTGACGATCTGCCAAGCGAACTGGATGCCGAGTTCGAGTTCCAGATCGATGAGAGCGTCGCACGTCTACGGATCCGCGACGGCCACACAACAGTTACACCGGGGGCCGGCGAAAAGCCAAGCGACGTAACGATCCGAGCGAGCGCAGCGACGATCGCCGCTATCGCCGGGAGTAGGGTCACCCTAGGCGACGCCGTCACACGAGGTCATCTGCACGCAACCGGTGACCAAACCGCGATCGCCACCCTCCTCAACATCGTCGAGCGTCGACTTACACGATGA
- a CDS encoding S1C family serine protease yields the protein MGRSFSRWRLAVGIAIVAAASLTAPVPALAAPDDLTGAIAAAEPAVVRLDTRIDYQHAIGTGTGIVIDPNGTVVTNYHVVAGADTITGVVLGRPYTADLVGYNRSRDVAVLQLRGASGLPAASIGDSSSLAAGEPVVALGNAYGSGSPLTQEAGSVTAFGQKISAKDELTGSSSEMTGLIEFAAPVRAGDSGGPLVNARGQVVGLTTAATVTFRMGPGGAGFAIPINDVMAVAGQIRSGAASDTVHIGPPTLLGVGVATGDQDPSIPGVIIRDVLPGGPAALAGLNNGDVLISIDGSGLDSATTLTNVLDRHYPGDVVDLVWIDREGRQMTGKAPLNAG from the coding sequence ATGGGCAGGTCTTTCTCGCGATGGCGGCTCGCCGTCGGCATCGCGATCGTCGCAGCGGCATCGCTGACGGCACCTGTCCCAGCCCTCGCCGCGCCGGACGACCTCACCGGTGCGATCGCCGCCGCTGAGCCCGCGGTGGTACGCCTCGACACCAGAATCGACTACCAGCACGCCATCGGCACCGGGACCGGCATCGTGATCGACCCGAACGGCACCGTCGTGACGAATTACCACGTCGTCGCCGGCGCCGACACCATCACCGGGGTCGTGCTGGGTCGGCCGTACACCGCCGACCTCGTCGGCTACAACCGGTCCCGTGACGTCGCTGTCCTCCAGCTGCGCGGCGCGAGCGGACTGCCGGCGGCGTCCATCGGGGACTCGTCATCACTCGCCGCCGGCGAACCCGTCGTGGCGCTCGGCAACGCCTACGGATCCGGCAGCCCCCTGACCCAAGAGGCCGGCAGCGTGACGGCCTTCGGCCAGAAGATCAGCGCCAAGGACGAACTCACCGGCAGTTCGTCGGAGATGACCGGGCTCATCGAGTTCGCCGCCCCCGTTCGGGCGGGCGACTCGGGCGGTCCGCTGGTGAACGCCAGAGGCCAGGTGGTCGGCCTGACGACAGCAGCCACCGTGACCTTCCGCATGGGTCCCGGCGGTGCCGGTTTCGCGATCCCGATCAACGACGTCATGGCCGTGGCCGGTCAGATCCGCTCGGGCGCCGCGTCGGACACCGTGCACATCGGTCCCCCCACGCTGCTCGGGGTCGGAGTGGCCACGGGCGATCAGGACCCGTCGATTCCCGGCGTCATCATCCGAGACGTCCTGCCTGGCGGGCCTGCTGCGCTGGCCGGGCTGAACAACGGTGACGTCCTCATCAGCATCGACGGGTCGGGTCTGGACTCGGCGACGACCCTGACCAACGTGCTCGACCGGCACTACCCCGGCGACGTTGTCGATCTCGTGTGGATTGACCGCGAGGGGCGCCAGATGACGGGCAAAGCCCCGCTTAACGCCGGCTGA
- a CDS encoding ATP-dependent DNA ligase produces MDFVDLPVQPPVDPMLAKAAAKVPDEPGVWSYEPKWDGFRALVFRDGDDVVLQSRNGKELGRYFPELLDALRDELAPRCVLDGEVVVPREIGGRTRLDWESLSQRIHPAESRVRMLAEQTPAHFIGFDALADGDRSLLDEPFRVRREALSASVQHKQWCHVTGTTEDPKLGAHWLTSFEGAGLDGVIAKRLDGHYLPGKREMVKVKHARDADCVAIGYRIHKSGEGVGSVLLGLYRDDGELQMVGGAASFSVKDRIKLLAELEPLREAEDLVRDGEPSRWNSAADKRWIPIRPELVAEVAYDQMEGNSEHGRRFRHAVKFVRWRPDREPSSCTFDQLEVPLNYDLFDVLES; encoded by the coding sequence ATGGACTTTGTGGATCTCCCCGTGCAGCCACCCGTCGACCCGATGCTCGCCAAGGCCGCGGCCAAGGTGCCCGACGAGCCCGGCGTGTGGTCGTATGAACCCAAATGGGACGGCTTCCGCGCGCTGGTGTTCCGCGACGGCGACGACGTGGTGCTGCAATCACGCAACGGCAAGGAGTTGGGCCGCTACTTCCCCGAGCTTCTCGACGCGCTGCGTGACGAACTCGCGCCACGATGCGTGCTGGACGGTGAGGTAGTGGTGCCGCGCGAGATCGGCGGACGCACCCGGCTGGACTGGGAGTCGCTGAGCCAACGCATCCATCCTGCCGAGAGTCGCGTGCGGATGCTCGCCGAACAGACACCCGCGCACTTCATCGGTTTCGACGCATTGGCCGATGGTGACCGCTCGCTGCTCGACGAACCTTTCCGCGTGCGTCGCGAAGCGCTGTCGGCGTCTGTCCAGCACAAACAGTGGTGCCACGTCACCGGCACCACCGAGGACCCGAAGTTGGGCGCGCACTGGCTGACCAGCTTCGAGGGCGCGGGCCTGGACGGCGTCATCGCCAAGCGCCTCGACGGCCACTACCTGCCGGGCAAACGCGAGATGGTGAAGGTCAAGCACGCCCGCGACGCCGACTGCGTCGCGATCGGCTACCGGATCCACAAGAGTGGTGAGGGTGTCGGCTCGGTCCTTCTGGGCCTCTATCGCGATGATGGAGAACTCCAGATGGTCGGCGGCGCAGCATCGTTCAGTGTGAAGGATCGGATCAAGCTGCTCGCCGAACTCGAGCCGCTGCGGGAGGCCGAGGACCTGGTGCGCGACGGTGAGCCCAGTCGGTGGAACTCGGCCGCGGACAAGCGGTGGATCCCGATCCGGCCCGAGCTGGTCGCCGAGGTGGCCTACGACCAGATGGAGGGCAACAGCGAGCACGGCAGGCGATTCCGGCACGCGGTGAAGTTCGTGCGCTGGCGCCCCGACCGAGAACCGTCCAGCTGTACTTTCGACCAGCTCGAAGTTCCGCTCAACTACGACCTATTCGACGTACTGGAGTCCTGA
- a CDS encoding MarR family winged helix-turn-helix transcriptional regulator has translation MSAEFEELAALLLDRAARLERTIGASLSGTGLAVPHWLILGALHRATDGLTMTGLADVVGLPGATLTRSVDRLVDQALLHRTVDTLDRRRVLVHLTDRGRSKYQAITPRVSETIEVELHDLAAWEHQALAGLLAKRS, from the coding sequence ATGTCGGCAGAATTCGAGGAACTCGCCGCACTACTCCTGGACCGCGCAGCGCGCCTCGAGCGGACCATTGGCGCCAGCCTGTCGGGCACCGGGCTTGCGGTACCGCACTGGTTGATACTCGGGGCACTCCATCGCGCCACGGACGGGCTGACGATGACCGGCCTGGCTGACGTCGTCGGCCTGCCGGGCGCAACCCTTACCCGCAGCGTAGACCGGCTCGTCGATCAGGCGTTGCTGCACCGAACCGTTGACACGCTGGATCGTCGGCGGGTGCTCGTGCATCTGACCGACCGCGGGCGCTCGAAGTATCAGGCCATCACTCCTCGAGTGAGCGAGACCATCGAAGTCGAGCTGCATGATCTGGCCGCGTGGGAGCACCAAGCTCTCGCCGGCCTACTGGCCAAACGCAGCTGA
- a CDS encoding nuclear transport factor 2 family protein, with protein MNGRTTGTNGQAILDATQFAETAERITNQALTAEMLALYAPDAVVEWIIDGAYERHEGIDAIRPAVTAMSDLWRARRLYVRKQSQCADADHVVLTYSGGFSGGKKLFGTEIWTLRDGLVVCHQMYAYLDVRPRTSLWAQIRVALMDPRTALRARRIDRNLSR; from the coding sequence GTGAATGGAAGAACAACCGGGACCAACGGGCAGGCCATTTTGGATGCCACACAATTCGCTGAGACCGCTGAGCGCATCACCAACCAGGCGCTGACCGCCGAGATGCTGGCGCTCTACGCCCCCGATGCGGTGGTGGAGTGGATCATCGACGGCGCCTACGAACGCCACGAGGGCATAGACGCGATTCGGCCGGCCGTCACCGCGATGTCCGACCTCTGGCGTGCACGACGTCTATACGTACGCAAACAGTCGCAGTGCGCAGACGCTGACCACGTCGTGCTCACCTATTCCGGCGGTTTCTCCGGCGGCAAGAAGCTATTTGGCACCGAGATTTGGACGCTGCGTGACGGACTCGTCGTGTGCCACCAAATGTACGCATATCTCGACGTTCGGCCGCGAACGTCGCTATGGGCCCAAATCCGAGTGGCCCTCATGGATCCACGAACAGCGCTGCGCGCCAGACGCATCGACCGGAATCTGTCAAGGTAA
- the ligD gene encoding non-homologous end-joining DNA ligase, with the protein MASAATELDVDGVKVRLTSPDKVYFPKPGYTKRDVVDYYLAVADPMVRLLRDRPVHLQRFPDGIDGEEIYQKRVPAKHPDYLQTCTVTFPSGRTADALKVTHPSAIAWAAQMGTITLHPWQVRCPDTEHPDELRIDLDPQPGTDFSDARAIAVDVLKPVLDELGIVGYPKTSGGRGVHVFVRIKPDWDFIAVRRAGIALAREVERRAPDAVTTSWWKEERGKRMFIDYNQNARDRTFASAYSVRRTAIATVSMPLTWQELASADPDDYTIATVPDLIATRDDPWADIDAIAHSIEPLLEMVRADEEERGLGDMPYPPSYPKMPGEPPRVQPSKKVAANWDEDGNPVGD; encoded by the coding sequence ATGGCAAGTGCTGCTACCGAACTCGACGTTGACGGGGTCAAGGTCAGGCTGACCAGCCCGGACAAGGTCTACTTCCCGAAGCCCGGTTACACCAAGCGTGACGTGGTGGACTACTACCTCGCAGTCGCCGACCCCATGGTTCGGCTGCTGCGGGACCGCCCAGTGCATCTGCAGCGCTTTCCTGACGGTATCGACGGCGAGGAGATCTACCAGAAGCGGGTCCCCGCAAAGCATCCCGACTACCTTCAGACGTGCACGGTGACATTCCCGTCCGGCCGCACGGCCGACGCACTCAAGGTCACCCATCCGTCGGCCATCGCCTGGGCGGCGCAGATGGGCACCATCACACTGCATCCCTGGCAGGTGCGCTGTCCCGACACCGAACACCCCGACGAGTTACGCATCGACCTCGACCCGCAACCCGGGACCGACTTCTCAGATGCTCGCGCGATCGCCGTCGACGTCCTCAAGCCCGTGCTGGACGAGCTCGGCATCGTCGGCTACCCCAAGACATCGGGAGGCCGCGGCGTGCACGTGTTCGTGCGCATCAAGCCCGACTGGGACTTCATCGCGGTGCGGCGCGCGGGTATCGCGCTGGCGCGGGAGGTCGAGCGACGGGCGCCCGACGCGGTCACGACGTCGTGGTGGAAGGAGGAACGCGGCAAGCGGATGTTCATCGACTACAACCAGAACGCGCGCGACCGCACTTTCGCGTCGGCCTACTCGGTGCGGCGCACCGCGATCGCCACCGTGTCCATGCCGTTGACGTGGCAGGAGTTGGCCAGCGCCGATCCGGACGACTACACGATCGCGACGGTGCCTGACCTGATCGCCACCCGGGACGACCCGTGGGCCGATATCGACGCGATCGCGCACTCGATAGAGCCGCTGCTGGAGATGGTCAGGGCCGACGAGGAGGAACGCGGGCTGGGCGATATGCCTTATCCGCCGAGCTACCCGAAGATGCCGGGCGAACCGCCGCGGGTCCAGCCGAGTAAGAAGGTCGCCGCGAACTGGGACGAAGACGGCAATCCAGTGGGTGACTAG